The sequence CGATCAGCTTAGAatgacaaataaacaaaaaaactttactcaaataataattaactgTACGTTAACAAGTCaagttgttttaatttttaaatgcaaaaGTTTTGGGTTTGTCTATATGTTGAAATTGGAATACAAAGGaaaattcatcaataaaaaaatagttaaattttcctatttgttttacaaaataaacCAATTAGGTCGTGCCACTACCATATCTTCTTTTGAAGGAAAATGTGAGCCAAACCAACAGAATTTTCTTGGGATTGACTAAATTAAGATAGAGATTCTTTGGCTTGTTAGTTACACTCCGGAGTATGGACAAACAAGGAGGAATTAAAATCTCACCACTTGATTGAATTACTTGTTCTGGCCTCACATTAAGAGGATAATATCATAATCGATCTACTttgtaatattatattatatattcttatataaCTCAGCTTTCCCTTTTCGAGTTTCTACCAGCTTCGTTCTCTCTTGTAACACATACATCATACATGGCCTCCCATGGTAGCCTTAAAGTTTCCACATCCCCAAAAAGTGGCAAAGGAGAGGCTGTCACCACTTCACCAAAAGGCCAATGCTTGTGTTCACCAACAACACATGAAGGATCTTTCCGCTGCAAGTTTCATCGGTCAAGTTCATCGGCCTGGATGAAGCGATCAAAGTCCATGCCGCCTAATGGTTCCGTAGCTGCCTTCTCTCCCAAATCAGTCGAGTCTACTTAATATGGTGCTTGAAAATATTGTCCTCCTTCAAAATCCATGTACAAGACTAGAACCGCAACTTTGTATAAGaatataggtatatatatatatgtatatatatgtgactCTCTGTAGCTTGGTGGAGATGTCTTTCTGTGCAACTCTTCATAAATCACAAGTAGCTTATTTCTATGTTGTTATTGGTAAAATACGCTCTATCTCTTTCTTATTGATGAAAACATATGAGAGTTGTCATGGATGTTTTCTCAGGCTTAAGGTATTGCAGCTGTTAGTACTTTCTGTGCATCCAAATCATGACTTGAGCTACGAGCAAAATATGTGACAAGCTTCTAAGCAAGTTTAATTATTCAAGCTATTAAATATCCTTCAAAAATTTCCAAGGCttgatagtaatttttttttcccggaCGAGTCACACAATATTGATCAAAAGGGGTCAGGGtaaagataatattatttgtatttcaTTGTTCAGTAAATGCAGCCATAGTTTGAATTTTGTTGGGAAACTAGtacctaattaattaagttttatCTAATCAACAACCATTTCCAGCCCTGTAAGTTTGTGGAATTTGTGTATATTTGTcgaaaattattttgttttatatacaGAATTATCATCCACATACGTATGAGTGATCTATAATTCAGATCGGCACTTATTGCGAGtgaatcttgattttttttttttaattattaaaattttctggGCCATAGTAAAGGTAATGGTTGAGATGGGTTATGAATGGCCTTTGAATTTTAGCCATTTTATATTTGATCAAATTTATATCAATGATAAAAACGAGAAGCTAGCCCATTGTTTTTCTGTGAATCAGGCAATCAGCAGCCAAAGAAGTGGTGGCCCTCAATGTGGACAGTGGAAGAAAATTTGACGTGTAAACTACATCTATCTATTGCATGTCTCTTTTTCTGTCTCcctcctctttcttttgttgctaAGCATATATATCAGTTACATGTCACTTTCTCCATTTTAAACGTTtctgtaaattattttttgaaaggcATTCTGAATTCTATagattaagaaaaattcaatcaATCAGTTGAGAAGAATCATGTCTTTAAGAATATCATATGGTAGTCCCACCCACATCAGTAGTAAGAAGAGagactaattatatatattaatgctGTTATTCTGAAATCACATGGCTACATTCATAGTGCCAGTAATAATGAGGATCAGATTCGTATATCCAAATATAAAGGTATACTTTGAGGATATTAACTTTGTCTAGAATGTGCATAAATCTCCATTAAATATAGTAATCGATCTAGCCATTTATTTGTACTACACTAATCTGGAGGGTTGCAACCCTGTAATCACTTCGAAAGACCTTTTGTTTTTGCTAGCAACTCTTGGTCGGGTCTCAAAAGCTATCTATAAAGTACAAGGCTCTTTTACCAAATTGACGAaaaacacaacatttttttttaaaattttccaaagGAGGAATATTTAAATTCTGTCTTTTGAAAAAAGTTGAAAGCACTTCTCGAAAAGCTCCACCAAATGGGGGCCTTAGAATCCAATGCCCTCTTTGATTATGCTCATCTTCTCAATATAAGCCAGCTAGGTCAGAGGCTCTTCTTATACTGTCCTAGTTGGTATTCCTCAATTCCAACTGGTTAAGGACTAAGAGTGATAAGCTCCCTCAAAGTCAGAATTTTTTTCACGTATATCTGCCTAGGATTTGATTCATTCTAAAAATGTTAAAGCCAACTAGTGGACATTGGCATGGGATGATGCTATTGTGCCTCAGCATTACTTCATTTGTTTCTGGTTCGCTATTAAAGATAGGCATTCTAGACGTGTCAGACTTGTTGCTTGGGGTTACTTTGAAGATGTGTTATGTGTGTCCTGCAAAAGCCAAATTAAGTGTTCTTTTACTCAGGGAATTTGGTAGGTTTGGTGGCTTGTATGAGGTGGTATCTTGTGAAATGGTTGTCTACAACTTCCTTCTTAAATGGGATTGATGGAGATTGGTTTGGGTAATGCAGTTGTCCGTAACCGTAAGCAttactttatttgattttggttgGCTATTAGCCTAATAAAGACAGGCTTTCTAATCGTGACAGACTTGTTGCTTGGGGTTACTCTGAAGATGTGTTGTTACGTGTGTCCTGCAAAAGTTAAATGAAGAGTAGGGATTATGTTTTCTTTTAAGTGCTCTTTTACTCGAACAATTTGGTCTCAGGTTTTGGCGCCTTGGCGGCTCATATGTCAGGTGGAATTTTGTGGAACGGTTGTATAAAATGCCCCACTCAAACCCAACCCCGTTTGAGTGGACGTTATATACAACCATttctacaaaataataaatcttattGTATGGCCTATTCATAGAtttagtgtgtatatatatatgcaaaataCTTAAAAGAGAAGATcggtaataaaaaaaaaaaaatacattacaagtacaaaaatatagaaaagTACAATAAGATATACGTTAGTATAATAGGCCTAAGAGTAAGTTTAGTACtccaaatacataaataaaccCTCTAATTCGAGgtgaaagaaaagagaaatttgaatttagaaAGTAGATTGTACAAACACTTGGGGGGTATGACTTTGTAAAGATGTCAATAAATGATCATCAGAACCAACTTAATACAATTTGGGGCTTAAGGTGATATTTTGAATGCaaaatgaaaaatgtagtaaGGTAGGTCTCGTTCTAACTTAATGAATTCTTgacaaatcaagaaaataaaccTAGAATTCacaagaaatttgaaaaaattttaaagaagtattttattttagattattgaAAACCAATCtagaaaatacatatttatagAAGACCTTATGAGTTTTAGTCAGGTTTCCttgcatgaaaattacaaaaatacccttaaagtTCCTACGACATCAGTAAATAAAATAgctaaataatatatttgtttttaaaatggtaataattttcttactttttgatatgcaaaattattaaataagtttttgtatttaggtTCTTATAACATTTCTTTTACAATTGATAAGAGCTCAACCGCTTTATCAACACGCTcattacaattttcttttagtgAAGCAATTTTAAGATTTCAATTTTATTGACCCAATATTTTGGGGACCTTGGAGATAGAGGAAAGAATGGAAAactctttaacttttttttataaattgaatatcATCCTACAaacttttagattttctttttacattttgaGGTGCTTTTTTGTTCCAATGGGGGCCTTAAGAGTccttttttataaaactttggGGTCTAGGGGGCTTAAGGCGTAAGCGTTGAGCCGGCCAGAGTGATCAtgagaatgaaaagaataaagcTGGAGGGAACCTTGAAGAAGGTGATGTTGGACAAGATAATAATCAATAACAATATTTTTGGTCTGTTCATGAAACTTGACAAGAGAAAAGGTTTCTTCATAGTTAACGTTATACTCCTAATGAACCATTAGGCCACAAGATGAACTTTATATTTCTCAGTAGTGTTATTGGAATTAGTTTTGATCTTGAGGACATGCGGAACCAAATACATGAAGTGTTGATAGTCAAGAGTTGAACCAAACAACCTCACATAATGTTATAATGCTATTATCTAATCTTTTTTAAATCCAGATTTTTCTACATCATTATTAGGCGTGTACAAAAAACCGTTTAGACTGAACTAACCGACCAAATTGGATTGAAAATTTGGTCtcgtttgattttttttggggatcCAATCAATCCCAGTCctccatttttaaaaatttgggtTTCAATCTTGGTCTCGGtttgcaaacaaaaaaaaagaccagactgaaccaaattctttatacatgtaatttttttactattttataaatacttttttttttataaaaaaaaaccctaatgtgatcttcaaaaaaaaacttaattttttaccCTAACACATAGTACTGTAATTTCACACAATATTCCTACAATTGGATTCTATgtcatttatgtttttaaaatttgtgcCAAATATTGTGTTAATCAGactttatttactatttgattcataaacccattttttattcataattttaaactataaaaaacttgaactttaaacatataattaataacatagttattgatctttaatcatctttaaattttacaagtatggaaaatatacaaagataatgtaacctaaagatagatttgtcaaaattcacattcaattaaaaaaatatagaatgtAATAATATGTAtgtaatgtgtgtgtgtgtgtgtttttttttttttgaagggatATTTTCTTGAGTTACAAAtagtattaaattatattagttTAAGATCATTAGCAGTGGGTGTGTTAAAACCTAAAacacccaaaatgatattttagcACATCACATACCAAAAAATGACCTTCATCCAATTGCtatttgccaaaaaattttagcatttgttACAATGATTAGTTATTAGCAAtgctacttattttttattcacatCTTTTCTCTCCTCTTAGAGCTCTCTCTTTTCTTGAGTGACGGCGTTGTGGGTGGCAATGATGGGTCAGCATTGTTGGGTTGTGTATATTGGTTGTGGGTGGTTCGTGGGTTTACAATGGTGGTGGGTTCTAATCCGGTCACATGTTATGGGGTGGTGATGCTAGATTTTGAGGGTTCTAATCCATTCATTTTAACTAATCTAATTGAAATTAAATGAGAAGTGTATGTTTTTCAATGTCCAACTTATATTCTTATGTCAATTCTCTTTAAATTTTGGTATCTTTATACcatcaatagtttttttttttttttgtgagatgAAAGATAGATACCATCAATAgttttaaaagtaaaagtaataTGTGGTGTCTTATTATGTGTTGTGGTTGCAAGAATggggaaattaaaaaatctatgggttgatataaatatttttgtgccTTATTCcgtgtattttttagttttataaatttatagacCTGGCGatttagggcccgtttggtagaagagtttgagtaatattgtttgtatttttttgaaatacgtatGGTGAAAAATTGTGTGAAAATgcatgtaatgttgtttaaaaactgaaaacatgttaTTAAAATACTctaccaaacagacccttaatttttttttttatacaagataaaatttctactctaacctaatttaagtgtatatgtgtgtgaaactctctcctagaaacttgaaccctaacccttaccccccacaccccacaagcatttatacatGTGGAATGACTACCACACCAAAGGTGCACGGTGGTCAATTATGAAACTAAAGACATTCaacattttcttatatattaaattttgatttgattaaaaatttgaacCATGATTTaatgtagtttatatatatatatatatatatattttctaattattcTTGAAACTTCAATGGGCATATACAAAAAATGatgacactaaaaaaaaaatctatttatttataacttttgTCTTTTGCGTGTAGTCTAATTAATAGACTATTTCGtgatcttcaaaaaaaaaaaaaattcgtgaTCTTTATCTTTAATTAATAGACTATTTGGCTTCAATTAATAGGCCATGCTCCAGCTCCTTTGGCTTCCCCCATTAATTAATAGGCCGTACTCTAGCTTCTCAACAGTCATTGAATTCGAAAGCCATGGCTTCAACAAAGAACGACTACGTTGTCTACTCCCCTCTCCCTCCCAACCCCACCGCCCAAAACGTCGTCTTCCTCCCTGTATACCACCCCGCTCCAACACGACGCCGTCTTCTCCTCCGCAAATTCCTCATTGGCGCCACCTCTCTCCTCCTCCTCTCCCTCTCCATCTATTTCCTCTACCCCTACGACCCCACCATCCAACTCGCCCGCCTCAGACTCAACCGCATCAAAGTCAACTCGTCCCTGGGACTCACTCTCGACCTCTCGTTCTCTCTCACCGTCATGGTCCACAACCGTGACTTCTACTCGCTCGACTACGATTCCCTCGACGTCTCGGTGGGGTACAGAGCGAGAGAGCTAGGGTTTGTGAGCTCCCAAGGTGGCCACGTCAGGTCCAGAGCTTCGTCGTACGTGAATGCCACGCTCGATCTCAACGGATTGGAGGTCATTCACGATGTCTTTTACTTGCTTGAAGATTTGGCCAAGGGAGTGATCCCTTTCGATACTGATACCCAAGTCAATGGCGTGTTagggttcttcttcttcaaaattcCTCTCAAGGTATATATACATTATAGAACCTTGCTCATCATAATTCAATAATGTTGCATTTGATTTTTACATTTGTTGGCATTGTTTTCGATTTATGGTATGATTTGATTGGATTAAATGAGTGCTTGTGCTTTAATTAACTTATGCTTATATGGTGGGGCTAGGGTTTGGTAAAATTAGGGAAATTCGGAATCTAGGGTTTCGAGTGGTTAAGGAGAGGCATTGGTGTTCTTGTTAGAATGAATAGAGATTAAAttgctaggatttttttttttttttatgtcccTGATAAGTgatgaaattttattgaaaagaatTGCTCCATATTCACAATGATGAACACAAAGTATCTAAAAGAATTACTAGAACTAACCAGAAAAACTAAGAGAGTTGTGAAACTCAAAAAGTGGAAGTATAATGTGTAAATCCCCAAGCTGTAGACCACTCAAACAAGGTACAAACTACAAATCAATGAGGATCTCAAATGCTTTTgtttgaaattataattaataacttgTAATGATATGGAGGAGAAACCTCTTTTACACCGGGTGTGCTCACTAAGTGTTTCTAAAGAAATATGTTATATAAGGCTTCGAGGTTTATTAAAAGGTCTAAAAGAGATCATGGTGTTGTAGTTGCTCTGTTTAGTAGTTGGCATATGAAGGCTTAGAAAGCATAATGCTATCTGCTAATTGGTTGGGTGAATTTACAAAGATGGAAATATTGTGGTGGATATGCATGGACTTAGAGAGGAGTGGCTGGATTGGTGATATGGTTattgagtttcatgttcatCACCTTCCTAACTAATTAACAAACTAggatggaattttttttttaaaagaaatatcgaaaaaaaaaaaaaaaatatatatatatatatatggaaaatgaGAAGGATGGGGAAGGGGGATTCTAAAAAGTGAGCTCTGTTTAATGGTTTGTGTCTTGCGAAGATGAGTACCAATTATCTTTGTAAATGTGGTATACTTATGGATATAATGG is a genomic window of Quercus lobata isolate SW786 chromosome 2, ValleyOak3.0 Primary Assembly, whole genome shotgun sequence containing:
- the LOC115976953 gene encoding uncharacterized protein LOC115976953, with protein sequence MASTKNDYVVYSPLPPNPTAQNVVFLPVYHPAPTRRRLLLRKFLIGATSLLLLSLSIYFLYPYDPTIQLARLRLNRIKVNSSLGLTLDLSFSLTVMVHNRDFYSLDYDSLDVSVGYRARELGFVSSQGGHVRSRASSYVNATLDLNGLEVIHDVFYLLEDLAKGVIPFDTDTQVNGVLGFFFFKIPLKARVSCEVYVNTNNQTIVHQDCYPE